In Phycisphaerae bacterium RAS2, the DNA window ACGAACCACGTATTGGGCATCAGCGACTCGCCGATGTGATGCCGTGGAAACTTCGACCGTTCCAGCAGCAGCACTTGGCGGCCGCGCTTCGCCAGCAGCGTCGCCGTCGTCGCGCCCGAAGGCCCGCCGCCGACCACGATCACTTCGGGATGAGTTGAGGAGCTTGCCATCGTGCGAGTCGTCGGGAAAACCGGCCGAGTTCAGGCCGGAACAAGGCGGGTCAGTCGCCGGTCGTGCCGCTGACCACTTCGAGCAGTTCAATCGCCGGCTGGGTATCGTAGTGGATCACCGCCAATCGGCCATACGTCGCCGCGAGGCCGGGCTTGAAATGCTTTGTGAACGGAGCGGCCGGGGCGAACCGCAGGTAGGCCCGCGGCTCGACGCGCCGCAGCACATTGTGGCGGATCAGGATCTCGCCGAGCGGGGCGGCCTGGTCGAGGATTTCGCGCTTCACATCGGCGGCGATTCGTCGCAGGTCAATCCGCACGATGCCGAACTCCACCGCGCCGGTCTTGTCCTTCGGGCGAAGCAGAATCATCCGTCGATACGAATCCCCGTCGCGCCGCGAAGTTAACACCGAGAGGGTGACGGGACGGCCGCAATGCCGCTCCAGCCTCGTCGTCATGTGCTCGGAATGTACGAGCAACTGGCGGAAGGGATCGGGCACCATCGCGTCGGAGACGATCGACGCGGCGGCATCGAGCGAAGCGATATCAACGAGCCCCTCGCACAGCGCGCGAAGCATCCCGCGAAGTTTGGCGTCTCCGGTCAATTGGTTTGGCATACCCACTTCCATCAGGTGTATCGGACTCCGTGGAAGTGCTTTTCGAAGAAATTCGGAAGCAGCGCGTCCACCTGAAGCAGGCCGGCCCGAGTCAGGCGGATTTCCCCGTTGTGACGCTGGGCGGCACCATCTTTTTGAAGCCGATCAAATGTATCCGCAAAGTCACGTGCGATGTCCGCGCCGAACTTCCGGCGGAAATACTCCATCGCGATGCGGCCGGTCTTCAATTGCAGGATCAACTCGCGGATCAGTCGCTGGTTCGGCGTCATCGGCAGGGCACGCGCCACCGGAAGCTCGCCGCGATGAATCGCCGCGAGGTAGTCATCCCACTGGTCGGCGTTTTGAAAATGCACCCCCGCGAACTGCGAGAACGACGCCACTCCCGTGCCGATCATGTCGGCCCCGTGCCACAGCGAATCGCGATAGACGAATCCCGCGTGGCGATCCTTGCGAACGAGCGTGTAGCCGCTGGAGATTTCGTAACCCGCCGACTCAAACGCGCGAAACGCCTCGTCCACCCAGCGGCGCTTCGTTGCCCAGTCGGCCACAAGCGGCGCCGTTCCGCCGGCCTTTGCCTCGCGTGAAAAGACCGCGTTGTGCGGCAATTCCATCTGGTAAATCGTCACGCTGTCCGGGGCGAGCGACACAGCCTTCTCGACCGTGTCGCGCCACGTCGCATCGGTGTCGCCCACCATGCCGGCAATCAGGTCAATGTTGATCTGCGGGAAACCCACACCCCGCGCCCAGTCGTACGCCCGGAAAATCTCCGGCGACTTGTGCGCGCGGCCGTTCGCTTCCAGCACGGCATCGTCAAAGTGCTCCACGCCGAGGCTCAATCGCGTCACGCCCAGCGCGCGGATGGTGCGCAGCTTGCTCTCTTTCAGCGTGCCCGGTTCGCATTCGAACGTCACCTCGCGCGCGGCGCTCCAGTCCCAGTGCTCGCGGATGCGATCGACCAGCCGGTTGAGCTGCTCGTTGCTCAAGAACGACGGCGTGCCGCCCCCAAAATAGACAAATTCAAAGTTTCGACCCGCCAGCCCGCCGCGCCCGGCGTACAGCCCCACCTCTCGTGCCAGTGCGTCGGCATACGTCTCCACCTCGTCGGCGTTCTTGTCAGTGTACACCCGGAAATAGCAGAACTTGCACCGCTTGCGACAGAAGGGAATGTGCAGGTACAGCCCCAGCGGAGGAGGCTCGGCGACCGGCCGGTCCAGCGCCGCCAGGGCCGCCGGGACGTGCTCGACCGACCACGCCGAAAACGGCGGGTAGTTCGCGACGAAGTAGCTGCCCACCTCGGTCGGCGCCGGTTCGCCCGGTTGCGATGCCTGCGGGAGTTCGATCATGGGCAGATTCCTGGGCGGTTGGATCGGCGGGGCTGCGTACTCGCTAAGTGTAGTCGCCGCATCGGCCCGCTTCAAAACGCCGCCTCACGCGGTATCATGGCGCGACCGGGCGCAGTGCATCGCCCGAATTGCGAGGCGCAATCCATGACAACGAGCATTCGTCTTTCAACGCGGCGTGGAGTAATCGCTTTCACGCTCCTGATGCTGGGCGCGGGCGTCGTAGGCTGTGATAAGCAACCGGCGGCTTCGTCGAACACCGCCGCCGCTCCGGCCGATGCCGCCGCACCCACCCCCGGCCACGCGCCGACGGCCAACCGCGAGACGCTTCTGGCCAAGCTCGCCAGCGCCGACGCCTTCGACGGCAAGACCGACAAAGTCGTTTCGAAGTGCGCCGGTTGCGCCCTTGGCATGGACGGCTCGGAGAAGTACACCGTGCAGTTCGAAGGTTATTCGCTCCACTTGTGTAACGACGCCTGCCGCAAGCAGTTCGCCTCCGACACAGTCAACGCGGTGCTGGCGATGCGCGTCCC includes these proteins:
- the hemN_1 gene encoding Oxygen-independent coproporphyrinogen-III oxidase codes for the protein MIELPQASQPGEPAPTEVGSYFVANYPPFSAWSVEHVPAALAALDRPVAEPPPLGLYLHIPFCRKRCKFCYFRVYTDKNADEVETYADALAREVGLYAGRGGLAGRNFEFVYFGGGTPSFLSNEQLNRLVDRIREHWDWSAAREVTFECEPGTLKESKLRTIRALGVTRLSLGVEHFDDAVLEANGRAHKSPEIFRAYDWARGVGFPQINIDLIAGMVGDTDATWRDTVEKAVSLAPDSVTIYQMELPHNAVFSREAKAGGTAPLVADWATKRRWVDEAFRAFESAGYEISSGYTLVRKDRHAGFVYRDSLWHGADMIGTGVASFSQFAGVHFQNADQWDDYLAAIHRGELPVARALPMTPNQRLIRELILQLKTGRIAMEYFRRKFGADIARDFADTFDRLQKDGAAQRHNGEIRLTRAGLLQVDALLPNFFEKHFHGVRYT